The Silene latifolia isolate original U9 population chromosome Y, ASM4854445v1, whole genome shotgun sequence sequence CATTCATTAATACAGCTTATATATGAAAAACTTCCCACGGATATTGCAGAACGACATGTTTTGCTTCTGGATCCGGTTCTTGCGACAGGTAGTTTTATATTTTACTGCAGCCATCTTTCTAAAATGTTACTCGTAAGATAAATGACACTCTTGGATCAAATTGCATCAATGGACCAATTTTTTTTTGTCGAAGGTAACTCTGCTTGCCAGGCAATTGAATTGCTTATCCAGAAAGGAGTCCCGGAAGCCCACATTATTTTCCTGAACCTAATCTCAGTAAGTTCATCTCCAGTTCATTAAATAATCCTCCGTATATGTctactacggagtatattttaCAGGATGAGCGGATGATGGATGGGTATTCTTATGCATATCAATTTCATCTTTGTTTTTCAGGCACCAGAAGGTGTCCATTGTGTGTGCCAACGGTTTCCATCTTTGAAGATTGTCACGTCTGAGATTGATGTCGCATTGAACGAAGAGTTCCGAGTCATACCGGGTTTGGGAGAGTTTGGTGATCGCTATTTTGGCACTGATGATGATTGAAGAACCTGGGTGATGTGTTGTGATTCTACTAGGAACTTGGGAACTTTGGTGTGATTGAATAGTAAATTAATAAGCAATGAGCTGAATGTTTCACCACTGTTTTTTACTGCTCATGAAAATGTGTCGAGCGAAGGGGGTATGGTTTGCATAAAAAAAGGCCGAGTTTTACATTAGCCTTTATACCCTCATTTCCACATTCCGATAATTTATGGGGTTAAGTTTTTTCCCCTTTTCTATGTCAGTATTTGTGATCAATGTAAATTACTGCCTTCATTCTGGATTTATCGTGTTTGTTGTTGACGTTGATGAACAATGTCGTCCATTCTATTTAGAGAAACATCGATTAATTGGCAAAACGAGAAAACATAGATTAATACAACAAACTATACGGCTATGTTAATGTAATCCGGATTTAATGTCATGAGAAAACACTGATTAAAGTCGATATTGTTTGGACAATTAATACGGTACAAATGAGAGAAACATCGAATAATACCAAACTACACAGCTCGGTTTCTAACGCGAAGATTAACAGCCCTTTGTGCCATTGCTCTCAAGTTATCTCTGGCTAAGCTTGACCCTCTGTATATATCCATGAACTCTTCCCTTTGCAACCTCAATGCCAATGCTGCATCTTCATCTTGTGTTGCAACAACTCCCCCTCCTCTATTTCTCGGTCCGTCTTCTCTTCCGCTGAAATTACTAGTGCCCAATGCCCTTAATCTTCTTGTGGCCCGTGAACTACTCTCTGGTTGTTTGGTCGCTTCAGGGTTTTGACGTTCAGTCTCTCGACTGTTAAGCATTTCAGTGGCTTTCCTTGCCTCGACTTCTACAGGAAATAGAAGTTGGATGGTATTCCAAAGGACCGTGTTTATAGTGCATGATCTTCCGTTACTGAAATCAAACGTCTCCTTAGAAATATGCCTTAGTAGTAATAGTATTATTAATCTGTACAGGAGCGATTTTATCGTCAGTAGGGTTTACCTGATAAGCTGCCTGCATTTTGGACATCTTTTGCCACACTTATCAGCTGCATTTTTCAAGCATTTCTTGCAAAAACTGCAACCGCAAAAACAGGTTAGCTGAATTCGGTTTTGAGGTAAAATAGCAAAATCGAAACAATCAACCAGATAAATTACCTGTGCCCACAAGGAGTGGTGCTAGGTTCAAAACAGATGTCCAAGCAAATCTGAACATTGAAAACCCGATTTCAAGTTCAgttaaaaaaatttctgtttttttcggGTTTGGGACAACTAGATAGTTAACTTAGTTGAAAAAAGGTTCTTACAGCACATGAAAGTTCTTCTCTAAGACGATCAACACATGGAAGTGTCGTAGAACTCGAGCTAGCAGCAGCAGAACTACCCTCTCCTGATTTTCCTTTATCTGTTTTAACCTTCTCCTGCAAATCGCTTTTTGAGCATTCcgccttcttttcttctttccctgCCAACAGAAGCACAACCAGATACAAATTTAGTGAACACTCAAAAATTGGAAATTTCTAGAACTGCCATTGTGAAAGACTGTCTCAAACTAAAATTCTACGATGATGGTCGAGGCACAATCAATGGTTTGTTTCATACCGTCTTCAGCTTTTTCTCCACCTCCTTCAATTTTCCGAGGCAATTCATTCCTAGAGCATTCTTCCCTCTTTTCATTCCCTGTCGAAAAATTAATTATCCACATTTTAAAACTTTATTacaaattaaatttatttatttagctCATAGAAATGCAAATAAATTATTTCTAAGGCCACAATCAAAGGAACATCACAACAATATAATTTTCTCGAATCGTTAAAATTTAGTTGCTACCTGgcttttgtattatatttcactccccttttgtttttcactttttcttttctatttttttcgcattttgaggtgtgcgtagacggttctaaaggatgattcatgtcagccgatccCATTGGGATTAAGTTTCTAATGTTGTTGCTAAAATGCTTTAAATTAAACATATTCCTTCATCATTAATAACGCAGTGGCGGAACCAGAATCTACAGTAAGGAGACGGGAATTTTGGGGACCGACTATTTAAAACACTATTCTATtaaccaagaaaaaaaaatctAATTAAAAAAATCACCTTTATCAGTGGTATCAGTAGATTCATCTTCATCGAGGTTGAGAACTGCAATCGACATCGAAACTGGGCTTCTACGACGTGCCCTCCGCTTCCTGATTACCCATCAACAACATCACACAAAACacgaaggaattaaaacaaatgaataaaagggcaATTAATGAATTAatcaattgattgattgattttacCTTCTTGAACTTGAAGGAGGAGACTTGAACTGCAAATCGGACCGTTTCTTGTTCTTGGCGTCTCGTTCCGGTGTATCTTCAACAATGAGACTAGCAAGCAAAAGGGCTTCTTCATCCCAACCAGCCATTGCTGCTACTGATTTAAACCCTGGACTGATCATTCTGATCTGCTATTTTTTTGTCTTTGTTTTCTTGATTTTTGGGTGTTTTTTTCGGGTTGGTTTCGGAGATTTCGTTGATTGGTTATTGCTTTTTTGGGGAATTTTTGTTAGATTTGTGAGCAGTTCTTGAGTTTTTGGGGAGAGAAGTAGAGGAACTAAAGAAATTTGAAATGTTGAATCGTTTAGAGCAAGACTGACTGATATGTGCAACGGTCGAATTTTTGGTTTATCTTGGTAAGTTGTCCAACGCCCAACGGTCGAATTTTAATTAAgtgattgaaaattgaaaaaatgtttttttttttttttttttaagtttttgtaAAAAAAACTAAAGTGTAAATTCTTGTTTGCATTGCACTTTAATAATGTCACAAGTAGGATTAGATTGTATTGCAATGGTCTGGTTCCATCTGATTTATTGTTATCATTAAATAAGGTGCATAAGCTATTATAAGGTCGTTGTACACTGTATAACAGTCTTACATGATAGTATCGTTTCCCACATATTCTTCTCATTTTAGAATATTGGAATATAGAAGTCGTGATCAATCTAAGCTTGAAGGTGATTACAATGGTCTTGTTACACCTTATTTATTGCTATCATTAAATGAGGTGCATAAGCTATTATAAGATCGTTGTACACTGTATAACTATAACAGCCTTACATGATAGTATTCTTTCACATAATTCTTCTCGTTTTACATTGAAGTTGTGACCAATCTAATCTTGAAAGTGATTACAATGGTATTGTTACACTTTATTTATTGCTATCattaaatgagatgtataagttatTATAAGGTCGTTATACACCGTATAACAGTCTTACCGGATGATATTATTTCCCATAGTCTTGTTGTTTCAAACAATATTAGCATTCTTGAATTGTAACTAATCTAATCGTAAACGTGATTAATTGTAACTATTCACTTTTAAATTTAATGAATTTACGATTTGTTAAAGGCGACTATTTAACAAGTAAACATTCTTACTGTGTCAATTCCAACGACCTACACAAAGTATTTGGTAGCACTTCTCCACTCCAATGACTCTTTTACATAATTACTCCGTCCATTCAAGATTTTAATGCAAGTAACTCATACGAAGTATTTCTATTGACGGAGACAGAGGAAGTAACTCGTAATTTAGTCCGTAACAGCACACCAGTGACACAAACCTAGCAGGAGCATAAAGCTCGTGCTGTTTTCATTTCTCCAATTGTGTTCATACAATTCCATGCAAAGGTGACAGGTACCAATTAAATCTTCTGTTCTTATAATACAGGGAGACTTGAAAATTCGTATCGAGTTTATACAAAATCATCAATAAACTGCACTGAATGCCACCAAAAATTCCATGCCTTTGCCCAATTATCAATGTACTTCCGTCATGGAGGGCCTGCGTCTTCCCGGCATTGCTCTAATGGTGaaggaagaagcagtttaagccTGCTTTTATACCTCTCGATACGTCGCAACCGTTCTGCCCTCAATCTGCAGATTAATCATAATAGCACTTTAAAAAAAATCATTACTTCAATATATGCGAGCCGAATTCACAAAAGCTAGAGAAATATGACAACATCACTTCATAGAAAAGAACAGTGGAGGAACTAAGGAGAACTAAGGAGAGGGTGCTCGACTCCGTTGGAACGATGTAAACTTTAaattttttagttaaaattttcgggTTTTTTCCAAAGTAGTTAATTACCAACTTTCCATGTTtcttttttatggtttttgttgaaattaaatgataaatcacaaattattagAACTCGCCTTTCTCTAACTCTCTTAGCTCGATTAACATGCCTTTGTAGTAGTTCTTCTGCACATAAAGTCCCTAATGCACTCTCGTCCTGCAACCAAGCCAATGAGCAAATTATTCATATCAAACATCACAAACGAACAATTAACTAAATTGAAGGAGAGATACTGAATCAGTGAATCTGAAGCATAGATTCGTATATTCTAAACGATGAACATAGTTCTAAACACCAACCCATCATTGGCCCACTTACCCACCCTTGTTTAAGAAAACATGAGTCACAAGAAATCAACGAGGGCCAGAGGAAACAGGGCGTAAGACGCACCCGTCAAGAACTCATGGCACAGTATTTGGCACAGTAGCTTTTTCTGgctgtattttttttttgcattgggCCAACATGTCAGAACGTAAAAGGTAGGAGTAAATGGGCATTGGGAAGTGCAGACTAAAAGAAACTAAAAAATATGGAAATTGTTTGCCTTGGTGAAATTTGGTGCGATTTTAAAAGAAAGTACCCGTCCAAAAACCAAAGAAAAAAACACACAAAAGGGATTTTATTTCTTGGTTGAAAATCGCTATGGCGTTTCTCTCTTGAACAAGAGACACTCCCTGAATGATCCCCAGTCTTATGTAACATCAGGTGATCTGGAGAAGGTATGGTATTATTGGAAATGGATTACaataatatactccgtaataAACTTGTAGGGTTCAGATACTTCAGAGTTCAGACCTACTCTAGTCCAAGAAAATTGGTTCAAGGAAGCCTTTATGAAAGAGTATAATCAGGCCTATCAGCCATCAGGGTGATTAATATGGTTTGATTTTATGGAGGATTTATGGGAAGGTTTATCCTTTTCTCCATTTCTTTCCCGTTCCTATATTTACTACAAGTTTCCAGAATGAAGTTCTTGGAGATTTCACTTAAAAGAAAGTAAGAAACTCACAAGAACATTGAGCTCTAGAAATtgatttttttgttgttgttgcggGTATTGGGACTACATGTTCAGATATTAAGTTGCACTGTGGAATCTTCTGGCTCATTTACTTGCAATTTTTTTCCCGGTCAGCTACAAAACATCTATGAAATAGATGGCATAGAATTATAGAAATCCATATTGTGGGCCTTGTGGCCACTTTGGAAAGACATTAAAGGTTACCAACTTACCATGATATACATGGCATAACAACAGGGATTAAGCCGTGCCAAGCAATGTGAGATCAAGGCCAAAACTTTACATGACCTCAACGCCAAAACAAATCATTTCCCCTTGGACAATGGAGTTTGAGCAAACGATTTGTTGGGATAAGTTTGCTAATGAGTAAGGACAAGTGGACAACTAGGTGACGTCAGCAGCCCGACAATGACAGAGTTTCAGTATATTGAACTGAGTGTATCTTGAGAACTATGGGGTGAGGTTGTGCAGTTGACATAAACTCAAGTAGCATACAGACTAAAAAgtaaaaacaaataaacaataacCAACCTCGCCATCTGTTTCATCATCTATCTCTTTTCTCTCTGGTGAGGAAGATTCAGGCAAATGCAGTGGTTTAGGAAGAGACCTTGAAGCGTCACCATAATGCGGCTGGAAGTGAAAGAAATCGAAAAGAATAAATAGCATAAAAAAGTAACTGAGAGGAGTGTATCATAGAAAAATGCATCAATATGACAAACAAACAAAGACACACAACATTAAACTTGTTAACAACTGTGCAAGTCCTGCTAGATTTTCTTATTAGAAGCCATGAGCATCCATCTGCTTCTCAGCCTAGGAACCTTCAATGGAATAGGTACCAGACAACGAAGAAGATGGGC is a genomic window containing:
- the LOC141633164 gene encoding uncharacterized protein LOC141633164, which translates into the protein MISPGFKSVAAMAGWDEEALLLASLIVEDTPERDAKNKKRSDLQFKSPPSSSRRKRRARRRSPVSMSIAVLNLDEDESTDTTDKGNEKREECSRNELPRKIEGGGEKAEDGKEEKKAECSKSDLQEKVKTDKGKSGEGSSAAASSSSTTLPCVDRLREELSCAICLDICFEPSTTPCGHSFCKKCLKNAADKCGKRCPKCRQLISNGRSCTINTVLWNTIQLLFPVEVEARKATEMLNSRETERQNPEATKQPESSSRATRRLRALGTSNFSGREDGPRNRGGGVVATQDEDAALALRLQREEFMDIYRGSSLARDNLRAMAQRAVNLRVRNRAV